The nucleotide sequence GGCGACCGCCTGATCGATGATGCGGCAACTCTCCAGACACTCGAACAGGCGGCAACGGCCCCGGTCATACGCGTCGCCTCGCTCGCCGACGACGACATCGAAGTCCATGCGAGGGTAGACGGAGTAGGGATCGTGCTTGCGCAGGTCCCAGTTGACGCCGCTGGCACGCGCAGTGGGCCCGGAAGCGCCCCATGCGACGGCATCCTCCGGGGTCAGCACCCCGACCCCTTTCAGCCGCCCACGGGCGATCGCGTTGCCGAAGTAGAGCTGGTCCAACTCGTCGAAACCGTAGCGGAACGCCTGGGTGAACGCGGTGACGCGGTCGAACCAGCCCTCGGGGGCGTCGTAGGAGACGCCCCCGGGCCGAACATAGTTGTAGGTCAGCCGAGCGCCGCACAGCTCCTCGAATAGCTCGACGATGCGCTCCCTGTGATCGAACGCGTAGATGAAGAAGGTGGACGCCCCGGTATCGGCCGCCGAAGCACCGATGCCCATCATGTGGCTCGCGATGCGCTGAAGCTCGCACACGATGACTCGCAGGTACTCGGCGCGCTCCGGCACGCGGATCCCCGCAAGGCGCTCGACAGCGCGGCAGTACGACCAGTTCGCATACATCGAGCCGACGTAGTCCAGCCGATCCGTCAGCGGCACCACCTGTAGGTACGTGCGGCTCTCGGCCATCTTCTCGATGCCCCGATGCAGGTAGCCGATGACCGGCTCCGCCCGAACGACGATATCCCCGTCGAGGTGCACGATCACGCGGCCGACACCGTGAGTCGACGGGTGCGAGGGACCGATGTTGACCACCAGCTCCTCAACAGGCGTGCCGTCGGGGGTGGACGCAGGGCGACTGGATTCGATGGTCATGGGCATCGTGCTACGTTCACCCCCTCTCTCAGATGTAGTCGGGTCGACGAATCATGCGCGGGTCGTCGTAATCCTTGCGAAGGGGATGACCGACGAAATCCTCGGGAAGGAGGATGCGCCGCAGGTCCGGGTGACCTTGGAACTCCACCCCGAACAGGTCAAAGACCTCTCGCTCCTGCCACAGGGCCGCAGGCCACACGTCCACAACGGTGTCCACCCATGGATCGTGTCGGGGCACCTGGGTCTTCACGAAGATGGCCGCTGACAGCGAGCGGGAGTGCAGTCGGTAGACGAGAACGAAGACCTCGCCGCGGTCGACGGCGGTGACCATACCCAGCCGATCGAAGCCCGCGTCGAAGAGGTCACGGCAGGTGGCCAGCAGCTCGCCTCGCTCAACCCCCACGACTGCGTCTCCGAACTCGAGTGAGAACAAGGGGAAAAGCACGGGGTTGTGCGCTGCGATGCGCTCCAGAAGCGCCGTCATCTCGTCGTGAGTCACCGGTGCTCACCGTCACCAGGTCGAGGCAGCAACATGCGCCTCTCGTGCCGGCGCCCAGGCGAAATCGACTCCTCGCGCACGAGTTCTCTGAGCTGGACGATGCCATCCTGCAGAGACTCCGGCCGCGGCGGACACCCTGCGATGTAGACGTCAACCGGTAGAAACTCGTCGGCGCCGCGCACCACCGAGTACGTGTCGTAGTAGAAGATTCCCCCTGAGATGGTGCAGTTGCCCATGGCGACGACCCACTTCGGGTCAGGCATCTGCTCGTAGAGACGCTTGACCACGGGCTTCATCTTCTCGGTGATGGTACCGGCCAAGATCATGACGTCGGTATGGCGAGGATCGGGCCGGGGAAACGTCCCCAGGCGATCGAAGTCGAACTTCGAGAAGGAAGCGGCGATGAGCTCCATAGCACAGCATGCCGTGCCCATCGGAAACGCCCACAGCGACTGCCCCCGCGACCAATTCACGAGGGCGTCGACGCTCGTGAGCACCACCCCACCCGGACCGGTGTCCATGGCGGATCCGACCTTGTCTACGAGCGCCATTCAAGCGCCCCCTTGCGCCATGCGTAGACAAGCCCGAGAGCAAGAAAAGCGACGAAGACGGCAACCTCGAGAACGGCTATCAGACTGCCGCGCAGCTGAGTGGCGATGGCGAAGAGGAGCACCGCTTCTGCGTCGAACAGGACGAAGAGCATGGCGACTGTGGAGAAGCGCACGCGTTGTGCGGACCAGGGCGCCCCGGCTTGATCCATCCCGCACTCGTAGGGTTCGCCCTTTTCCCGCGTAGGGCGCCGCGGTGAGAGCAGAGCGTTAGCAAGGAACACGACGCCGATGAAGGCCGTCGCAGCCAGAGAGAAGCCGATCACAAACCAGACAGTGCCGCCGGGCAACCCCCCGCCCCTTTCACGCAGAACGCCAAGTGATTGACAGTGTATCGTCAGCCCCTGCGCATGTAAACATTGTTACAAAGTCCGGTTCGCGCGAGGTAATGCGCAGGTCAGAACGGGTTTCAGAAACGCGGTCCGCACCCAGCAGGCTCGCGTACCGGCAGCGACTACGTGCAGTCAGCTTCGAGGAGCGCAATCTGCTCCGACAGGTCGAGCCATTCGCCTTCCAGTACGGGAATCGAGCCCTTCAGAGCCGTGTACTCGGCCATCGCGGCGTCGAAGCGCACGCGGTCGGAGTACAGCGATGAGTCAGCCATCGCTTCGACCAGCTCGTCATAGCGCGTCTGCTCACGCAGAAGCTGGGACTCAACCGCCGCAAGGCGCTCTTTGCGCAGCTTGGTGGCGCGGTACGCTCGATTGCGGGCGTCCGCCTCAAGCCGCTTCTGATCGCGGGTCTTTGGTCCGATCACGGACTCGCCTGAGCTCGCGGGCTCCGCAGCAGGCCCATGAACCCGGCGGGGCGTTCGTCCCTCGCGCGCCTCGGAGACCTCAGGGGCCGGAGTGCGAGTAGCCGTGGGCTCCGGGGCACAGCCCGGGGCCACCACCGCGTCGCGCTGCTCACGCTTCCACAGGTAGTAGTCGTAGTCGCCATCGAACACCGTGACGCGACCGTCGATGACCTCGATCACCTTGTTCGCTATCGCGCGGATCAGGTGCCTGTCATGCGTGATCAGCGCAATCGTGCCCTCGTAGCGCTCAAGCGCTTGCTCAAGAACGTCGCTTGATGCGATGTCGAGATGGTTCGTCGGCTCGTCCAGGCACAGAAACGGTGCCGGCTGTACCAGCATCTTGGCCAGGGCGATCCGGCCCTTCTCTCCGCCTGAGAGCACGCTCACCTTCTTGTCCACATCGTCGCCATGAAACAGGAAGGCTCCCAGCAGGCCCCTGACCTGGCTCTGCGTCCAGCCAGGCGCGGCTGCATCGAGCTCCTGATAGACCGTGCTTGAGAGGCTCAACGCCTGGAGCTGATGCTGAGCGAAGTACGCCGTCTCCACGCGCAC is from Coriobacteriia bacterium and encodes:
- a CDS encoding NADH-quinone oxidoreductase subunit D — protein: MPMTIESSRPASTPDGTPVEELVVNIGPSHPSTHGVGRVIVHLDGDIVVRAEPVIGYLHRGIEKMAESRTYLQVVPLTDRLDYVGSMYANWSYCRAVERLAGIRVPERAEYLRVIVCELQRIASHMMGIGASAADTGASTFFIYAFDHRERIVELFEELCGARLTYNYVRPGGVSYDAPEGWFDRVTAFTQAFRYGFDELDQLYFGNAIARGRLKGVGVLTPEDAVAWGASGPTARASGVNWDLRKHDPYSVYPRMDFDVVVGERGDAYDRGRCRLFECLESCRIIDQAVAQISGGPVRTEGLRRLIAPKPGEAYDHIESARGSLGIYLVSDGTPKPYRMHVRSPAFCNLALLPMLAEGHTLSDLIVVLGSLDPVFGEVDR
- a CDS encoding NADH-quinone oxidoreductase subunit C, with product MTHDEMTALLERIAAHNPVLFPLFSLEFGDAVVGVERGELLATCRDLFDAGFDRLGMVTAVDRGEVFVLVYRLHSRSLSAAIFVKTQVPRHDPWVDTVVDVWPAALWQEREVFDLFGVEFQGHPDLRRILLPEDFVGHPLRKDYDDPRMIRRPDYI
- a CDS encoding NADH-quinone oxidoreductase subunit B family protein; amino-acid sequence: MALVDKVGSAMDTGPGGVVLTSVDALVNWSRGQSLWAFPMGTACCAMELIAASFSKFDFDRLGTFPRPDPRHTDVMILAGTITEKMKPVVKRLYEQMPDPKWVVAMGNCTISGGIFYYDTYSVVRGADEFLPVDVYIAGCPPRPESLQDGIVQLRELVREESISPGRRHERRMLLPRPGDGEHR
- a CDS encoding NADH-quinone oxidoreductase subunit A; amino-acid sequence: MPGGTVWFVIGFSLAATAFIGVVFLANALLSPRRPTREKGEPYECGMDQAGAPWSAQRVRFSTVAMLFVLFDAEAVLLFAIATQLRGSLIAVLEVAVFVAFLALGLVYAWRKGALEWRS